In the genome of Harmonia axyridis chromosome 4, icHarAxyr1.1, whole genome shotgun sequence, the window ATTGATTTCAGTTAGTATCAGTCACTTCTCACTAGCACtttcacaacaaaaaaaattgtgataaaatggaaaaatttacGCTTAATCAAAGTGGAATTTGAATTGGAAAGGACTACCGTGGAAATGTTGGAAATGGAAATTTGGCATTCCACCTTTTCCTGACTCTGGATCTAAAGGATCTTCTCCCATATCGAACTGTCTTCTCTTTTCCTCATCTGTGAGTACCTGTGAATAATGGACAAATATGTAAATATCAATTGAGCGAGCTTTGTTCAAAtttgttcatataatttttccatGAACTTCTGCttgaatatatacagggtggccatttgaaaacgaaacagacgagattacagacgaaataaagtttttcgatagaaatgctcggacaggtcgatttctgtttcgagggggacaacttaagatgtaggttacggacgcatagcgcttcaacccttgctgctacaaccccccccccaatttttgaatagggaagatggggtgagtgatacctcaatttaaaggtatttttatactgatttcagcacagtcattgttttttcattttatgcattagttcttgaaatattcatgcgttagttagttaggaaggaagccacagtcatggttgttttgaagctcaaaatgtcgattttccacaaaacactacaagtgccatgaaaacaccacttcattttcaaatacttagttgagaatatttcgagaagtaatgcataaaatgaaaaaacaattactgtgctgaaatcagtataaaaatacctttcaaatgaggtatcactcaccccatcttccctattcaaaaattgggggtgggggttgtagtagcaagggttgaagcgctatgcgtccgtaacctacatcttaagttgtccccctcgaaacagaaatcgacctgtccgagcatttctatcgaaaaactttatttcgtctgtaatctcgtctgtttcgttttcaaatggccaccctgtataaatacaaTCATTCTGTTAACCAGCTAAGTCATGAAGTCATGAAATACTTCTAATCAATGCCATTTATGACAATTTTCTCGAGGATACAAAaagtatataaaaataataaatgcatgCCTGAAAGGTTTCATTCTTCTATCTTTTTGATATATGTCATTATAATCAACAATCAAGACATAAAAAATAAAGCACAATATATGAAAGTAAATATTATCCTGCAGATTCTGATTCTAGCGGTGGGCATTCATTGGTtacatcaaaatcaatttattaGTTAGCTATATTGAGTTTCATCATCTCTCACCTCCTTTGCAGCTGCAATATCAACAAACTTCTTTTCagcaattttcttcattttctcatCAAGCGTATAGTTATCTGGGTGCCACTTTTGAGCCATTTTCCTATAAGCTTTGACAATTTCTTTCTTAGTAGCAGAACGTTTGACACCCAGAATTTTGTAATAATCCCTTTTTTCTGATTGTTTTTGTCTCTGCTCTGCCTTTCGGAGACCTTCCTTCGCCCTTTCATTATGGGGATCAATTTCTAATATTCGTctgtaaatatatattatttttagagCTCCATATACACataataaaaaacattgaaaattttcagtgacTATAAATGTTTATGGATATTTTGCTTTTCAATACTTGTAATACATAGTTATACAGGCTCATCCAGAATAATGTCAGAAAATTTCAAGGGGTTATTCCTAACAGTATTTCAAGAAAAAGTTGTCTGCAAAATGCTTTCTCACCAAAATACAGGATGctaagtttaaaaaaaatcatttttccttaatatcgaatatttaaatgatcctgtccatttattttgaaaacacatggaaatatcaaattgaagaaagacaccaatttcattcaaatattatcCGCCtctgaacataaaaaaaattcaattctagTTTACAAAGTTTGAAAAGTAACAACAATGCTTGTTCTAAGTGTTATAATAAAAGTTATAACAATATAAATgtcatttttatatattatgCAGTTTCTAAGATATTAAAGAAAAACCATAACTTCATCACTCCCTTGAAATTTTCTGACCTTATTCTGGAACAGCTGTGTATATCTGCCTGATAAAGATGTTTTTTTATCATTATCACTTACCTATAATCCCGCAGAGCATCATCATACATTTCAGTTTGGAGGTATGCTTCTGCTctactgaaataaatatctacatCTTCTACGAGTTCTAAGGCTTCTTTACAAATCTGAATGGCCTCATCAGATTGTTCACTCTCAGTATAACAGGTACACAGTAGTTTTTTACCTTCAAACATTATATTTGGGATTTCTTTCTCATTCTTTAATACTTTTTCAGCATTAGAAATGCAATCTGGATATTCTTTATTCTCTAGAGCAGACTGAGCCTCTGTGGACATACCATTATAGGATTAGTTTTATGTAAAAAAGTCTGAATCTCTTTATATTTCAGATCATGAGGGAACCTGAATCTTAGAAATGTTGTGCAATTTTGGAGTTTTTAGGTATCTGAACAGAACTGATCAAGAATTCAGGGTATTCACaaataaactcaaaatatttttattaatctcacctgtgatgaatttttcaattttttttacttttttataaAATGGAAAACATTCCTTGTGATCTGGATCCAACTTTAAACACTCCCTTATGTTTTTCAAGGAATCAGTTGCTTGTCCAACCTTGTATAAAagtttggataattttaaatagCCTTCTGTATTGTCACTTTGTAATTTGGTTGTTGTTTTTATGTCTGAAATTGCTGCCATAAAATCATTATTGGCTAATTGCATTTCTGCCCTTAGTTCATACAATGATGATGCCCATGGACTAGTCTCCAAAGCTTCCGTGACTAACTGTATGGCATTAGGATAATCATCATGGCCATAATAATACTCAGCAGCTCTTTTACGTTCCTTCGCTGGTTCTATCCTCTGAATGTACTCATTTGCTTCTGCATTATAAGGATCAGTCCTCAACTACAATTTAATTGGAACTATTAAGAGAGTCGAGTCTAATAaaatttatcaataattaaatttaaCTTCATTAAATTTTCCACACAAAAATGTCAACGCATATAACTCACCACATTATAAAAATCTAATTGTGCCTGATCATAATTGGCTTGTTTTAAATGTATCAAACCCCTATTCATTTTAGCAGGGGTAAAATCTGGATTCAAATCTAAGACTTTGTCCAAGTCATTGAGTGCATTTTTGGCCTTGCCTAATGCTAAATAGACTGTACCTCGTTTAAAATAAGTTAGGTAGTTGTTGGGATCTCcatctataataaaaatattttcagtcagTTGATACAAAATGTTActtatagatttagatttaattaaggagatttcgtttcactgcgacctaatggtctattttgccccccatcagagctattctctgtTACTTATAGGGAGGTAAACAATAAATCACTCACCAACagctgaatgataatgaatcAGAGCATCTGATAGTTGACCTCTTGCTAAGTATTCTTTGCCTAGTTCTAAATGTCTGTTGATTTCAGCTTGACTTGCACATTCTGAAACTACAATAAAAGTTAATAAGTGaaattcatgtttgaatttgattaGAACACCTACcattcacaaaaattttcaataagatcaGTGCTAAAAAAGGCGAATATTTAAGCCATAAACTAGAGTATACTTCCATGCCGCTATTATTTACAAAATCCAACATGTTCCTGGTTAATTCTTCTAGATATCATTTACTGCTACACATTTCATTTACCATAAAATAAAGATCTTTCTGGAGTGTTAAAaatacatatttccaaaattgtcAATTATGACACAACACGACAGCAACGAGGGTAATTCGTGGGCAAGTGTGATTGGTCCAGCACATCAAACACGTCGGCGCAATAAATTGCGCAATGCAGCTAAAGTAATTATTCAGAAATATGCACATTTCAAATCTTATTAGattgccaaaaaattaatttttggatGAGATAAAATTTGCTTGGAAAATTGTTTGTATTTATCTCATAAACATTTTCCattatatatttctgaaatagaaaatttgaaataacacCATGGATATTTCTTTTCTCTGATGGATATTTCTTCGGTGGAAAATGGTAATAATCATAATACTTCATTACAGGAGATAAGAACTTTCTCCTGCCCATATAGAATATACTGCATTGTCTTGATTTGTACTTGTTGCATATAAAATGcaatttttcttcaatgaagaattattgaaaacttttgacaaaacatttgaaattgaCTTCTGTCATATTTACTTGGAGAAATTATCTTCGATGACTGATTTTGAATTTGCTGAATGTATTTTGTTGAATCTGATTTATTTTGGATCCTTCAATGGTAATATCGCGAATTCTTGATTATTTTCGGTAAGTTCCAGGAACACTgatttttcagttcatttttaatttgaattaatgAATAGTTATAAGTTATTTATAAGTGCAGAAGGAACTGATATTCTTCTAcgagtttaaaattcaaaaacgatatttatggatgaacgtttttgaatgaatcagtggtagaatgagccttctgtacgagtattatactcttattcactgaattttcattgaaattaatgaaatatttacataaatatcgtttagtgctttttgcaatgaaaaatgtgggtcggcagaacagttttctataTGACAAATTTGTTTGTGTAGTATTTATTTTCGTGGAAATATTGAgtacttttttcttgaattttttctggttctGGTTAAGCAgggatcaacatgaaattttgcatgattcTAGAAATTGATATTCCtctgaaatttaatttcatctCCATCAAATTCGTAATTTCGACGTTATGAGGATTGCAAATTTTTAATGCTTATATTTAAGAAATGGCTAGTTGGCTGAGGCATTCGTGATTCGAACCTACCCCGGTAATTTCAAGTTGCTATAGGTAGATCCGTTTGAGGGTTGCCGTCTTTACGGCCAAACGGCAACACATAGTAATAATTGTCATCTTGAcgatctgttcagggaacgatCGCTGAAAAATGTGGCAGTATTGAAAACATCTTTCCGTTTCCGTTAGAGCTACAAAGATTTCTCCTGTAATTTTCTGGGTTACATGGTCACTCCTTTTCTCAAATGGAAGTTTATAATAAAATGGCATGCACTTCCTGTTATTCGCAATAATGCAGTGTAAGTCGAGTACCTAATATGCATTCTACTAGTTTAAACCTACTTGAGCTAATTGAAGTAGAGAATTATTTTCGTCTGAGCTACTTATTGTAGTTGAAATACCTCAGAAAAACATCCtgttttgttttataattttaaattaagaaAACCTTTACAGTTGCTCATGCGACGAAAAATTATCGccacaaaaaattttgaagtttacTTCTTGCAATATGTAAAATCTCCAGCCATCGTTTTTTAAAgctgttattatttgtttgcgTGGAATTCTGTACAAAATTCGATGTTAAATAGATCGCATCCACCAAATAACATTTATCTATTGAATGGTACCTTTGAAATTGTTGTATTTATTGACAATCCTCATAGATTAGATACGAATTTTTTCGAGTTCACAGTGAATCCAATATTCTACTGGAGTTGTAGTATTCATACTCTAATCCACAGTAGCTTTTTATACTTTTTGTTAGTGAAAATCTTTGCCAGATCGTTTGTTAATCAACTCATAACGATTCTGTGGATCTAAATGTGATATACTCTGATTTGATCGAGAAATTTGTTATTAATTATACGAAAAAATAACACTGAAAACTCGATTAATTAAAAGATTATCAGGTGATGAGAAACGAAGTCGATTGGGCGAACATAGGATGATGCGTTTGAGCACAATCTTTGCATTTGTTCTTTAATtcctattttttcgaaaaatatttttgagaactGATAATGTCCATTTTTATGAGCTCGAAAACACTACtaaattatttatcaaataGCCCATGTGAGCCCTTAGAAATATGTGAGCCCATACATGCAGGGTATCTTAGTATACCAGGTGATTttgttgaatcagtcaaaaatttcgaaaaggaAACTTCTTAcggaaaaaatgtttcgaataaaagacTGATTGTATTGAGGAGGAAGTTCATTCATGACAGAACCTCTCCCAATTAATTCCCCCCCGTGGGGGGTATGGGGtcatttttggaatttcaaatgagaacccTTCTTTTTCATTGCTGATTCGTATCATACAGCGAAAATACGAAAGTTTTTTACGAACAATTTTTTACGAATAAACCCACTAGTTCAACGGCAAAATTACCATACTCCGATATGGAGATTGGGTGTATATGGCAGGCATGGGCGTAACGAGGGGGGGGTTATTGGGGACGTAACCCCCCCCATTGAtcagaaggaaaaaatttttttgacagaacaataaaaaaataacttggaagattttgctttttcaaagttgttattgtggaattacagaagtatcattgtgagaagaaaaatatttttaaacgaTATCTAACCAcgcaccccccccccccccccgttTCACTTCAATTCAGGTCACTCGCTGAAACTTGCCACTACCCCATAACccccccatgagtcaactctagttacgccactgatGGCAGGGAACACTGAGTACCATACTGATGATCAATATTTTCGGGACGAAACATCGTAATGAGAGAGGGTGCACCTCAAAACTTGGATGAGAACGCTTCGTTGAATAGTTTTATGGATTAATCACTAAATTACAtgagcgtacaactttgcttccacctttttttttcaaaattcgaggctttattgtgaaaaactggttatacatttattattcaaagtattgtccatcgctggccaacactttctcccatctttcgggcagcgtacgaatctcgcgttgaaaaaactggtcattttttgaagcgatccacgaatcaatccaattttttacttcttcataagaccgaaagtgctggccagccaggccatgtgcgatcgaaacaagttatagtccgagggagcaacgtgtggagaatacggcgggtggggtagtaGGACTTcgcatttcaacgtttccaagtatgtcttgaccactttcgcaacatggggtcgagcattgtcatgccggaaaatcattttatcatgtctctcgttgtattgtggccgtttgtctttcaatgctcttctcgaacgcattaattgcagtcgataacgatcgcctgtgattgtttcagtcggttttaaaaactcataatacactacgccgagcaggtaccatcaaatactgagcatgaccttggaatcttggatatttggtttggccgtcaacggggaagcatggccgggatatccccatgattatctgcgattgggattatcgtaatgaaccaatttttccaCCCAGTCACAATCTGatgtagaaatcccttccgtctttgctttgcaagcagctgttcacaagcaaacaaacactgttcaatatctctcggcttcaactcgtacggctcccaatttccttgtttctgaatcattcccatgactttcaggcgtttggaaatggcttgttgcgtcactcccaatgatcctgccaattcttgttgcgtttgatacgagtcttgatcaagtaatgcctctaattctgcatctttgaaaaccttctctcttccaccgacatgctggtctttgatgtcaaaatcaccgttcttgaagcgttgaaaccactctcggcaagttttttcactaatagcggcctcaccataggtatttgagagcattcgatgagcctcagacgcggatattttcatattgaagcagaaaattaaaacgtcacgtaagctgacatgtttaatcgggaataactttatgatgcaaaaacaaatcgactaatattttgatggcgttatgtttacaaatacctaagctttttgtacgatctatttattttgactaccacttaccgctacacccatctattgcaaaacgacagaagcaaagttgtacacctaatataatcATCATTTAATGTAATTAGAATTACATACAAGAGTTTGTAATTCTATTAGGACCAGGAACTGTAATAAAAATCAATCCATCAATGCATTAGAAAACATCGATTGATTTAAACAAATTATATATTCAAATCGTATTATTAATCTGGAACTAATGGAATCAATCGGAATTCCTGACAGGTTTCAATTTGTTCTACTTcttataaaatttaaaggacACCTTAATATGTAGGTACCTATAGCTACTTATGTTTTCATCGATTTACGCAGTCTCTATATATGATTGATTACGACAATCACTCGAAGtgttatttcttcattaattttctatCGAAAATACTTGAATTAATGCTTTTGTTTACGGAAACTTCCGAATAgaattatgtttatttttcgaatGGTGTTTTGAAGtgttcaatttatttatttactctaCCATGTTTGCAAACAGTTATTTTTTCGCACCGAATCCTCAAAGGTAATTGGAGTCATATGAATACACTCCCAGACAAAAACTATCACTTGCAAATTAATTACACTGTAAATTTTTGGATAGTTCTAACAATCAAacaaattttgtcattgttcattccaaattaatttgaaaacgtcacgTTTTGGTAATGTGTATGGTCAAAGTATAACAATGTATAAATTTTTACTTAGTTCATGTTTTCCTCGATAATTCTTAAAGTTttaattttaggtatagggtttactTAAGTAACCCTTGTCTTTTTAtatgtagaattgactgaaatagtaAAAAGTagggttgtaatttgaaaaatttgagtatTGTTGAaattgagttgtccaagttcatgttcttctcataaaaatcctgtacatttttgctccaaaccgcaaacagtcttataataatacacttttgcagaatcgaaaataaaaaaaatccttttctgcataaatatccaaaaaaatgtgagtcctcgtcgcaaccatttttttcataagaatatcattaactcatgaaccctTGATGAGTTTATatccaagttatggcatattactgaaattttcaatactcTATCTAGTGATGCAATAATACCTATAAGTACTGGGTGtggcatttgaaataaggaagtagcagtctgtttccggtataaccggaagttgtagagttcggaaaatattttaggaagaaagatcattgtctaaaaccccaatatgcaaattttcagcatcaaattatgataagttttccataaacgtctaataggacatcgagttgaatcaccctgtataacattcGTTGGTAGTGATGGGTCAATTTAATTGATTAATATATTCCGTggcatacagaaaataataagccTTAAGTAAAatttaaaactataaaattaacTAAATGGTCCCTTATTGAAAAGCATGAACCAAAAGTGAGATAAGCATACCTATGCATTAAAAAAACGATTATTTCACGAAAAACTAATGAAATGTATGCTCCGACATGAATATTAGGAATTCGAATgttgataatgaaaaataaaaatgatggcATCGCTTTGAAATATTAGTCTGAAATGTTTGCGTGCGGTATGTATCTAATTGTTAAGACAAATGAAAAAGTCATTCTCTTCTTTTATTATGTACCCATTGTATTACAAtccattagttgaattaacGATCCATTCTTCTC includes:
- the LOC123678971 gene encoding dnaJ homolog subfamily C member 3 isoform X1 — its product is MLDFVNNSGMEVYSSLWLKYSPFLALILLKIFVNVSECASQAEINRHLELGKEYLARGQLSDALIHYHSAVDGDPNNYLTYFKRGTVYLALGKAKNALNDLDKVLDLNPDFTPAKMNRGLIHLKQANYDQAQLDFYNVLRTDPYNAEANEYIQRIEPAKERKRAAEYYYGHDDYPNAIQLVTEALETSPWASSLYELRAEMQLANNDFMAAISDIKTTTKLQSDNTEGYLKLSKLLYKVGQATDSLKNIRECLKLDPDHKECFPFYKKVKKIEKFITEAQSALENKEYPDCISNAEKVLKNEKEIPNIMFEGKKLLCTCYTESEQSDEAIQICKEALELVEDVDIYFSRAEAYLQTEMYDDALRDYRRILEIDPHNERAKEGLRKAEQRQKQSEKRDYYKILGVKRSATKKEIVKAYRKMAQKWHPDNYTLDEKMKKIAEKKFVDIAAAKEVLTDEEKRRQFDMGEDPLDPESGKGGMPNFHFQHFHGSPFQFKFHFD
- the LOC123678971 gene encoding dnaJ homolog subfamily C member 3 isoform X2, producing MLDFVNNSGMEVYSSLWLKYSPFLALILLKIFVNVSECASQAEINRHLELGKEYLARGQLSDALIHYHSAVDGDPNNYLTYFKRGTVYLALGKAKNALNDLDKVLDLNPDFTPAKMNRGLIHLKQANYDQAQLDFYNVLRTDPYNAEANEYIQRIEPAKERKRAAEYYYGHDDYPNAIQLVTEALETSPWASSLYELRAEMQLANNDFMAAISDIKTTTKLQSDNTEGYLKLSKLLYKVGQATDSLKNIRECLKLDPDHKECFPFYKKVKKIEKFITEAQSALENKEYPDCISNAEKVLKNEKEIPNIMFEGKKLLCTCYTESEQSDEAIQICKEALELVEDVDIYFSRAEAYLQTEMYDDALRDYRRILEIDPHNERAKEGLRKAEQRQKQSEKRDYYKILGVKRSATKKEIVKAYRKMAQKWHPDNYTLDEKMKKIAEKKFVDIAAAKEVLTDEEKRRQFDMGEDPLDPESGKGGMPNFHFQHFHGSPFQFKFHFD